aatagATATTTGGGGAGAAGAAAAGAGAgtttgaaataattatttaaatataaaaaatatttgcttGTAATGCAAGATCATGAACGATTCCATTGTAATGAAAGTATTGTATATAAAATTCCAAAACGTAATATAAATGAAAAGGGTCTTTAACTATGTACCACTCTTTTTAACAGATGGAGGCCATGACAATCTTCTGTGACTTGTGCCATCAACTTGGTTAAACTCACCCACTTCACTACTTTCATCATCTGCTTCTTGCTGCTCAATCTCTTGCTTTCTTAGGCTTTTGATTGCCAAGTCATCAAAACTAGATTCATTTCTCCAAGGAGGAGTCATACAGTCTGATTCTCCTGCTAGTCTATGCGACAGATTACTTGCTGGTGTTTTTGGCAAAGTGGAAACTGAATGTCCAACTCTCAGGTCTTGTAGTGTAGCAAATGATTCTCTCATGGCAGACATTGCTTCAAAGAATCGCGTACAGGATGCTAGAGCAACAGGAATAGGACGTAGCATTTCCtgcatgaaaataaccaaaCAATATGAAAATGGGAGGCAGAACATTTCTGTGTTACAAAAATGTTGCTAGTTTCAAGAAACAAGCTCTGCAGTGCGATTATAAAATGTAAGAGATCATATAGAAAATAAGTATTATAATGAGATATTTCAGGATAAGCAGTCAgtccttttttcttttcctttttttaaaggaaaaaaagagaGTATTTTAAAGGACATGAGAGCTGTCTTATATGAGGGAGACACTCAACCAATAAATTACTAGCCCACTAAGATCCCTCCAAAATTATAAAAGCATCAGTGGTAATGCGTGGGACAAATATCCTCTTATTCCTCAGCAATTTGATATTTGATATCTCTACCAAAATTCTATGAATAGTGTTGTTCATTCTTCCAGAAACCCTCAAAAAATTAGACACATACAGCCTtcaattgttttttttaatgtaattggCCCCCTCTTTCCTGTGGAAGTAGAATGATTTTATGCTGAACAATTAATTCTGCATTTAAATCTGTTGACAACAAAATTTAACAGTAGCAGGCAGTTACTTAGAGGATATCAATTCGTCCTATAATTATAACATCTCACATTGAGGGACATGCTGGATTTCCTTAATACTTGAAAAAATGGAAACTCTGTCGAAAGAATAAATATGGAAATAAACATGCTAAACAGCACAAAAATGTATCCAAAGCATGTAACAAGCAATTTAACACAAaagttggaaaaaaaaaataaatgcaaaATGATGCACAATGTTTCCATTAGCATACCCCCCATACTGAAGGAGACTCCTTAAAGTTCTGACTCCACTGGAAATCTGCAACAGATGCTGTCAAGGCACCATAATCACTTGCAGCCTTCATCAGCAATTCTGAAAATTGTTTCTGCATAAAAAAGGTATAATAAATCCAAATGACCAAAGAAGAACTTAACTATTAAGTAGCCTGAATTAAAACTTCAGAAAGTTTTTAAGAGTTATTAATTCAGCCAATCAGGGATACAAAAGCACATATAGGACATACAAGTAACATAAGGTATTTACTTAGAAAAATCATGATACTAACCAACTCCTGTTGGATGTGAACCGTGACTATGTTTCTCAATCATCTTGGTAGAAGTGGTTCTACAACGACCAGCTAAGAACAACCATCCTTAGTAGCCTTTGAATAATAGATCATGTTCAAAAACTTCTCCATTGATCAAACAGATATTCAATTCTAACatgaaaaacaacaaaaacacacCCTTGAAAGTACCCACATACACACAGTATTCATCATTACAGTTAAAACATTGCTacattaaatgaaataaaacaTGCACAGATAATCATTGTAATTGAAAAGCATACACAAAATCCTATATTGCTTACTCAAAAGTACATTATCCTTGGATAACAACCTGATATGATCACTACAGTTAAAACATTGCTACACTAGATGAAAGTGAACATGCATAGATCCACAGTGTAAATGCAACAACAAAGAACAAAATCCTATACTGCTTACTCATAAGTACATTATTCTTGGATGAACAACCTGATATTCTGCTTCAACCGGAATACAATCTAGTGAATATGGTTGTTGAAGACGAGCTATGATACGGTCCTGCCAATATTTGTGAAAAAAAGAGTCAATTATAAAAACAGGAATAAACCAAAAAAAGGTAATGGATAAACTATAAAGAAAGTCTACTAGTCTAGTGCTTAGCCAAGGTATGCAGcagaaaacaaataataattggAGAACCAATTCAACTGATATTTCCCTGGAAAATCAAAACTAGTCCAACACACCAACATGCCAACTTCCAAACTACTATAAGAACCCTCCAGGATAGGTACCTAAACGATTTTCCCAGAAAGGAAATTTCTCTCTTCAGGTCTAAAGTCCATGACTAAGCTTAGACAAATAGCCTATAGAAAATTGTGACAGAAAACCCTAGAATAGAATAATAGAAGAATAGAATAGAAGATAGAGAAGAAAGATTGAGAAGGAAGAGAGCATTAAGAAAGGACAAAGAAGGAACTGTATTGATTACTAGAGTTGTAGAGTGCGGAATACATGTACTTCTCTTCCTTTTAATACTCAATATATTATTCTAGTAACCTCGCAGTTACTACTGATTCTATAACTGCTTTCTCCCATATCCCTCCAAAACTAACAACTTGCCAACCAatcctttctatccaaaccacTCATGATCCCAGCACATTTTAGCTCCTCATTTCACTCAACAGTAAACTCTCTAGCTCTCATTCTCTGCTGCTGCTCCATATCTCTTATATGTAACAAATCTGTTCCTAACAAACTCTCTAGCTCTCATTTTCAACTGCTGACTGCTGCTCCCTTTTGCCTCCATCTAGATCTCTTATATGTAACAAATATGTTCCAAAAAGTTGCTCCGTTGCAGTACAATGgaaaatcaaagcaacattCATCTTAAATTTTTTGCCCCACAAAAGCTTGTTAGACTCAGTAACCTCAGCCGCCATCtcccctccccccccccccctcccccCTATgcaaagccaaaaaaaaaaaaaaaaaaaaaagagaaaaagaattaatgaataaataaaatacatgGAATACGGCAAAATGATAAAAGGGAACTTAGCAGTCGAAATTGTCTCAAATAATTGGATTTAGTCTCCAATTTGATTCTCCATAACAGATAGAAATACATCAATAATTCTGGGAATAACATAGAACTATCTTATATATCTCAAGCAATTCAGCCTTTATATAAATCATAGAGAACAAAGGTCCACGAGTGTATATAATTCTGCATATTTGAAAGCATGAGAGCTCACATAAATTTATGTGTGTAACATCTATGGCTTTGCTTCATGTGCAATTCTGTATCTCACGGTTCAAAAAACATGAACTTGTTTCAACTTAGTGAAGAACACAATCAACACACCTTATTCTGAATGACATCCTTCAATATAGTAGTGATCCTTGACAAAGTCTCAATCTTCTTTTCCATTTCACTCACATGTGTCAAGTGCGCCACATTTTTGTCatcctaaaattttataatacaagTCAATTTTAATGGCTTTCACAAAATAAATCGTAAACAGATTAACAATGGATCTATGCAGTTAGCATGAGTATCATTCTGCAACTAAACTTCCTTTTGTTACAGATTTAATCATCATGTAGATTGTAAAATGATAAAAGGGGGCTTAAGAAAATGATAGTTTACCTTTCGGCCTTGAAGCTCGACTTGTAAATCTGCTATTTTCCTTTGTACAGTAGTTAATTCTCTTAACACCTTAATCAAGTCGTCACCTTTTTCACCAGTTGTTGTGGATAAGTTCTGGAGTTCTTCCTACAGATGAATATGAAATACAAAAATGGTGAGCTCATGAAATCTTCTAGTACACGTGTATAATTGATAGAGCTATTTAGGGCACATATTGCACTTTAGTAATCTCCTGAGTGAGTAAGTCAATAAGTAGCAACGGTGGCATTTGTGCTTGTAAGATGTGTTTTTTGTGGTGTCAACATAAGGATATAACAAAACTAGAATCAACATGAACACCACATGATTAGGTAGCCCTGTAAAAAATGCTAACACAAACATGACCCCTCTTTAAAACGGGGAATGTGATAAGACATGATAACAAGTTTAGCACGTATTATAACATTTAATTCAATACTTCACATTTAACACATCAAAACCACTCATTTTACAAATTGTAACACTAATTCAATGTACTTAGACTTACCaatcttttaatataaaaagctATCAAAACATTACCTTATACATATACTATAGATAACTACATGaagttataattaaattaatatcatTCTAAAAAgtgtaatatattatttatatatataaaccataaaaataaattatataaatcaataaCTATATTAGGTcacttgtcaatataagtacacTAACTTACAAGTAGACTAAAAATTGGGGATTGGATATTGCTTTGACCTAACTTAGATAAGGATTTTAAACGTGGTAGTTCGTAAGATAGAATGGATAAGATAAGCCATAGGTGATCATAAACATCTAGAAGACAAGAACTAACTAAGATTGCATTTTGAACTGCTTCATAAAATATGGAATGTGCTGATTTAGCAATTTATTGAAGACAGGCAATTAAGAGAATTAAGAGAAGGAATTATATCATATTCTCATATGTTTTAACTGCCTAGCCTCTTCTATAATGCCCACTATCACATTGTTTGATCATTCATAAAAAACCTGAGCTAAACCTTCTCTAGTGCCTTCATTTTGAatatatttaactatttaagtTCTCATTTATGCAATTGTGCAttaaacccaaaaaaaaaaaaaaaatttcgatCAGAGTCCATACAATTGCCATCCCAGTTGCCCCTCAATGAAGATGCATAGAAACACTAGCGTTTAAAATAAACCTACACTAAACATATTTAGGCAATATAACCAATATAAGAGAAATTGGAACAAACGCCAGTAAAAAGTTAAATGTAGGCCTAGAATAGAATAGAAATGAAATCATTCCAGATCAAAATGCCAAACACTCCAAAATCCACATGAATTTTGTCAAagggagaaagagagagagacctgagaaggaggaggtgcaacagaAAATCCAAGATCGGCGGCGATGGATAGGGCATCGGACATGCCACCGATGCGTCTGAGAGGCTTTTTACCGACCCAGGTAGTGTCAGTCCCCATCGACATTTGATTTACCCAAACACGGTCTTAACACTCCTTTGAAAAGCTCTCAcaagaagcaaccatcaaaattaaaaaatggttCACTTTGTGTGCGACTGTTACCGTTGGCTGTGAAATGGAGAGATTGAGAGCGGCCGTGACTGTTACTGGGCTGCCTTAGCCCATAGTGGCTTAAAGGGCCTGCTCTACATGGATCAATATTGGGCCAGAAACATTCCCAACTATTTGATTCATCATCAAAAGCCAAGGGCCCAAGTTTCAATCAACGGCTGATTGCCCCATTCATGATTCAACGCTAAAACTAGGGTTACGCCTCGCATCGCCTCTCTTCTTCTCTATATAAACCTCCCCTAACAAGCTATCTTCTCCATCTGTATTCATCTCAGGTAAATCGGTCTGCGAGTTTTCGAGTCTcagtttctttttcttcttttattttagaaGCGTAACGGTGTCAAATTTCCCGATGAGGAAGAATTCCCAAGAGATAGGAAGTGCCGTATGACACTTTAATCAGCAGCGGCAGCACTCACAAACCCACTTTTTCCATCCGCCAATGCCAATCCTTTGGGTTCGTCTCCTTCATCGGATTCGTCTTCATGGATTGTTCATCGGTCGGGATTACGTAGGCTACAGTGTACCGTTGTGTGGGTGATTTGAAACGGGTCTCTGAGGGTATTAATTATgtctttttttagaaaaaaatgtcCAATGCCACGTCGCCGGTAGCCGATGGGCTTTGACCGGCGATGCTATGATTGGACAGAAATCAATTTTATGTTTCGCTTGCTGATAGGAACCTGTGAATCTGATTGCAGTTGATTCACGGAGCCGATTTCGGCGattacatttttaattttatatattttttttctctaaagtATAAATATGAAGCCAATGAGGATTTCTTTATTTAGTTGGAATTACCGGCTGAATTTCACCTTGATGTCAACTTTAGACTGGCTATCTGAGGCTtccagttttatttttttttattttctctatttatttGCATTTAGTCAGCAAATTTTGGAgttaaattttatgattttataaaatgatttttaatataaaattttaatttgacaaTTTCAAGAATAAAGCATCGACTAGATAATAATCTCAGTGATTACTTAGCTTTTCTAAAATGCCAAGCTATGGGAGAGCGGATTTCCATTCTTGCAGTGCAATGCTCTTCAATCCTACATTGTCCATGAAAATTACATGTGTTGCTCCTAAATTCTTCTAATTTAGATCAAATTTGCCATTATTCATTTCCCTGTTAGACAACCCTATAAAATTTTGgagaaaaaatttagaaattattcTATTTTAAGAACAAATATCAACCTTCCCTGATACATTTATCAAATGGTGATAGATATAAAACAATGGAGAAAGAGCTTCCATGGCTTCAATAGAATTGAAGTGTAGAGAGTCTAATCAATATTGAAATTAGCTTTGGCTTCTTGGGAATTTAGTTACTTCTGCTGATCTCTACTCTCTACTCAATCACTACGAAGGAGGAAAGAATCTGTCGAGATTAAATGGCAAAGTGTAGAACTCTTCATTTCTATTATCTCCTTTGAATGTTCTGAACTTAACCCACCATTGCATTCCTCTATCTTTCTCGGATTTTCCCACATCTAATGTGTTGTCAAGAAACACTGCCACTGTCAAACCTACAGTTGCCGGAGATGAGAATATGGTATTCATAATTGCATTGAACTGCAAGCAAACCAAATCCAACATCATAAAAATGAAGCAAGTATGGCCGACACTACAGCAAAAATTCTATACTTTCTTTACTTACCCATCCAGCATTTGTATGAACAAGACCGGATCGAGTGGGATTCCAATATTCATTAAAAAACTGGGGAACTGAAATCCCAAGGAagagagaaagaccagtaatCATGAGGTTTCTCATTGAATTCATGTTTGTGAATTGAAGAAATGATAGTCCCACAGAAGCTGAAACAGCCAAAAACTCGTTGATAATATGTTTATGTTGCATGAACCAGTACAAGATaagaaataaacaaacaagtaaaaagACATACCAACAAGGCCAAAGAGGATGCAGTATAGTGCAGCAAATATTGGGAAAGGTATGGATGCAAATACAGCTCCAAATTTCCCTGTTAGAACATAATAGAGCAAATGGGTTTGTCATAATTTCCTCAAAATTTTCTGGCTTACAAGTAGAGAAACCTCAATCAACCTAAGGTAGAGAAAAATATCATGAAGCCAGCTGAAATCTGAATAACTCTGCGGCTTCCAACTCGAGTTAGTCCGAGAAGTCCTACGTTTTCCCTGAAAGACAATCGACATTTCTGTATAAAAGAAGCTGCTAAAGACGGCTCAAAAAAGTTTTAACTTACACAGAAACAGTGGAACCAGTTCCTGTTCCAAAAAGACCATCAAGCAACAGGCCAATACCCTGCCAAAGCATCATATGTAGCATTCAGCTCTTCCAAATGAAAGAACAATTCCAGGAGAAAGGGAAGAAAAATTGAGTCCTCAATATTTAGTTGGTCTAATTCGGTGCAAAAAATTTTGCACTGGATTGTAATATTATTTCCTACATGCTCAACCAAAAGCAATTACTTTTAAACCAGCACACCTGCCAGCCAATCCCTCTGCTTAATACATATGCAGGAGGTGGAGTAGCAATAGCCAACCGAGATGCTGCCTTGTATGCGCCAGTTGACTGCAGcatcaaaatttgaaaattgaGCAGCCATTTTTGTCGAGGATAGTATTAAGATCAAATATAACAAATCCAGTTGATTGCATCATGAATTCAAAGGATGAAGCAGTAAGAGCGACAAGATAACAATGCTATTGCAACTTATAGAAGATTAAGATGTACCTCAACCATAGACACAATAACAGCAGACATCATTGCAAATGAATGACCTGCCGAAAAAGTAGGGGGGCCCCACTGCAGAGGATAAGGGAACTTGAACCTGAAATGTGATAGCAGATGAAATTCCAGAAAACAAAATGCAGTAGAAGTTGATATTTTGATTTACCATGGAGCAGAAGATATAAGATGTGCTCTGTCCGTACGGCAACTAAGTTGAGTTCTATTTGGTTTATCCATATAAGCCCCACTGGCAGTTAAAATAATGGAGTATATCCAGACTATTGTGACGCAAATCAACACTGGAAATCGTTCAAATATCGGCAGCTCTCTGAAGATTTTTACATGCTTTAGATACTGCAATGCCAAAATCCAAACTTATGAAAGGGAAGAGGGCAAATACTATGGTCAGAAATTCCCAATTACAGAAAAATTGCTTACTTGTGACAACCCAATAACCAAAAACAGCATTGGCAATCCGATTTCCATGCAATTTCCCAACTGAAAAATGACATTGTAAAATGAAAGTGAAATTTGAGTGGCTATCAGTTATTGTGACTATAAGGAAAAAAGAAATGCATGATGTGTTTAAGAATAACATTTCCAGGAACGAAAACACTATATTGAGTGACAGCTTCACAGCAATACATACTACAGGAAATCCTCGTTGAAACAATCCGAAACCAACCAATCCAACTACAGGTGCCATACCCAGAGGACTGAAAAAcctgagaattttttttaaagaaaagaaaagaaaaatagcaGTGAACAAAGAAATTTTGAATTGGTTTATAATTGAATCACATTCTCCAATAGTTAGAAGTGTACCTTGAAAGGAGCCCCCAAAGTTGGCTGTATCCCAGGATGATTTGTATGCTTGAGGCTACAATTAAAGCTCCCTGTATAGCCCGCATTGTTCGTATAAATCTCTGCAAACCAATCACATGGGAAGATctctttcaataaaattaatgacAGCAAGAATTTATGCTTCCTCATTCATCTTCTGAAAAAAAGCCAATCTTTGTCAATTTGCCCTTCCAAAATATCTCACTATTGCCTGAAGGCAACAAGTTTGAAGAAAATATTTAGCTCAATAGATCTTTCTGTTCGAGATGTAATCTTGCAACATTTACCAACAAGTTTGGGCTTTTAGATTGAATGGTTTCTTGACATGGTACTAAAACTCGCAAAGCACAAAGTCTAGAGTTTGAATCCTGGCAGCCCCCATTGATCAACTAAGGGCTTATGCTTGTTCAAGCTTGAATCCAATGAACAACTGCATGCTGGGGTGCCATCACCTACTAGTTTTTTAGTTCTTTGAGTATTCATATATCATGTATACTTCCgacaaaaagaaaatatcatGTATACAAGTTTAATCAACTTTTTTATTTCGTTGTTCTGCAATATTATTCAAACaaagagaaggaagaagatCAGCAAACTTACTTCATGGTGATCAGTAATCTGTTGCAATGGGGTGTCACTTATTATATAAGCTATGGGAATGACATAAGCAAAGGAACCTCCTATTACTGTAGGCAACCTGGTTCCGAAAAGTGCTTGCAGAAGTGTATTAATGCCAGCTACAAAAAGCAGGGTCTGTATGACCAGTCCTTTATCCTCCTGGTTGCATGAAGCCATGGGAACAATTACATtgtcaaaagaagaagaaggtcaAGAGAACAAAATTCAAATGCATGAAGGACCTTAGCCTCTTTATATAACAGAAATTTCGAATAAGAACCTAAAAACAAGACATACTATGTATAAATACAAGTCCCATCGAGTCTACATTCTATGCAAAATAAATTCAACCTCCAGTTAAAAGCTTCTATTTCCAGTATGCAAAATATTTTGTTAGTTACGTGACTTTAAATTTTGGATATATTTTCTGGTGGGCCAAATTGTGATCCAATCCGGCATGATCAGCGTTGCGGTGGGTACGGACCGATGGTATGGAGTAAATAATTGcatcttctttctttttatatacTATGTAAGATTTCGAGAATCAGactgaatttataattttgagaGATTTAAAAGATTGTatcattatttttcaattattttttatcatagtgaaattttatttctattttaaacATAGATCTTACAGTCGAATtacgttaaattttttatatctgTTTCTTTATTATTGCTAATAACAGCTGTCCTCACACCTCTCATGGGCCGAGTCAGGGCCCGCAAGAATAGATCAGGCTCAGAGCTCGAAACGATCATGGACAGGGCAGGCTCGGTCACACATGAGCCCAAGCCCGAAAAGGAGGAAATCGGCCTGATAATGGGACGTGATGAAAAGCAAACCGGCCCATTTCTCCCGCAGCTCTTTTTGCATGCGTACCGAAAAGCATTAAATGACTGTCTGATATAGATAGAGAAATTAACACTACTGTACGTACGGTCTGTCTGACAGAAATGGGTGTCACTGTAGCTGAGAGGGTGTTAAGCGTCGCTAGCAAGcaagaagaaagaaataaaaggagaaagaaatCCTTCTCATAGATGAAGCTTATCTAACTATGGCAAATCCTATTTTTTATGGGTTTTAGAATATCAATTGCTATTGAGAGGATGTGTGTTTTCTAATGTTTGTGtttttcataacatatttcaaGTTCAAATTAAAATGCAAGCATCCTGAACTCCAAGTTTAGAATGAGTAGTTTAGCAGATAGCAAGCTTACATGACTGCCACCCATTGCAGGAACAAGCAAGGAAGGGATCATTACACTTGTACCCAACATCAATATGTAGTTTTGAAATGCCAATATGATGGTTTCAGCTGcaacataataaataaataaataaaattgcagAAAGCTTAGCGATTATAGAGAGTATAACATCTCAAATTGAAAGTCTTATTGATTCAAACACCCTACAACCCTCTTTTGTCTTTTTTCCGGAGAAGTCTAAAATATCTCTTGTCCACAATAATTTCCCACTGTCCAAAGTTcaaataagatttaaaaaaaaaattactgtgTAATATCTGTGTCACAGATAGTTACTTAGttagttattaaattttaaaaaatatattaaaatatttaaaattttaaaaaattaattaattaattattgtattaattttaacaattaaatattataaaatattcttaatataataaggtattaaaatattaaaccgataacatttttataaaaagaattaaaaatgaGTTATccgtatattaaaattaatgaaataattaattaatatatttttttaaaatcttatatttatttttcaaaatcaataatTCAACTAATGAGATTTTTATAGAatagaaactaaatagtaaatttttctttaaaaaagttttaaaaatttaaaatttgtgaaCTAGAGGAACATTAGGCAGGCAAATAACAAAATGCCTCTACTTTTGTTTGTTGATCATTCTCAAAATTCCTCATAAATTCTGCATCaacttttctatttattttccgaaaaatattttttagagaaatatttttttatatattttaacatttagaaaacttaaaaaatatagttaataaaaaatatttttttataaaaaaataatcattttaagtctcttaaaaaaacaaattacTTTTTactgtataaatttattattaaataaattttattttttaaattaaaattaaataataaaaaataaattatttcgttagaaaatatttttttggcaTCAAATTTCTCGCTCAATGTACACTGACAcgccttttcttcttcattttgTGTTTATTTTCCTCGTCTCTTTTTTTGTTAGAATTAGCAATGTATTTGAAAGAAAAACTAAGCATCTCAGCGTACTCTACCGACGATAATGAAGAAATAGAAacgaaagaaaagagaagaaaaaggaaaataacagagaaaaagagagagcaCTGTACCCCAAGGAGGGTTAGAGTCTATGCAGTACTCAAGGTCTTGAAGTTGTTCCATAGGAGGGTGGCTAATGTCTGCCATTACTGAAACTTCCttgttagagagagagagagacggaGATAACAGAAAGCAGAGAAAGTGATGAGGAATAagtagaaaagaaaaggaagaaacgaGGAAGGGAGGAAGAGGATCTAAGAACAAAGTGAAGTGCAGGCATAAagtgagagaaaaagaaaagaagagcatAGGAAAAacgaaaattacaaaaattaaaaattaaaagattaaaaaaaaaacagcaaaAAGCCTCCCTTTTCTTACGGGCCCCTCTGTTTTCTTATAACTTATTAATgaatagttttatatttttatttttattacttattacaaaatatttttaaaattataaatattaattttcttattatgtattttattacattattatttttttaatttgtatcataatattattattaataatttcaaatttttatctaaatagatcaaatttattttttttaaatatatattcatttaattaatatataaaaaatatttttattttattattataaaaatattaactatttcatttttataatataaaagtctattaattaattatttaattttaa
This genomic interval from Manihot esculenta cultivar AM560-2 chromosome 12, M.esculenta_v8, whole genome shotgun sequence contains the following:
- the LOC110628674 gene encoding nucleobase-ascorbate transporter 1 isoform X2, with translation MADISHPPMEQLQDLEYCIDSNPPWAETIILAFQNYILMLGTSVMIPSLLVPAMGGSHEDKGLVIQTLLFVAGINTLLQALFGTRLPTVIGGSFAYVIPIAYIISDTPLQQITDHHERFIRTMRAIQGALIVASSIQIILGYSQLWGLLSRFFSPLGMAPVVGLVGFGLFQRGFPVLGNCMEIGLPMLFLVIGLSQYLKHVKIFRELPIFERFPVLICVTIVWIYSIILTASGAYMDKPNRTQLSCRTDRAHLISSAPWFKFPYPLQWGPPTFSAGHSFAMMSAVIVSMVESTGAYKAASRLAIATPPPAYVLSRGIGWQGIGLLLDGLFGTGTGSTVSVEIWSCICIHTFPNICCTILHPLWPCWYVFLLVCLFLILYWFMQHKHIINEFLAVSASVGLSFLQFTNMNSMRNLMITGLSLFLGISVPQFFNEYWNPTRSGLVHTNAGWFNAIMNTIFSSPATVGLTVAVFLDNTLDVGKSEKDRGMQWWVKFRTFKGDNRNEEFYTLPFNLDRFFPPS
- the LOC110628675 gene encoding AUGMIN subunit 2, with the translated sequence MSMGTDTTWVGKKPLRRIGGMSDALSIAADLGFSVAPPPSQEELQNLSTTTGEKGDDLIKVLRELTTVQRKIADLQVELQGRKDDKNVAHLTHVSEMEKKIETLSRITTILKDVIQNKDRIIARLQQPYSLDCIPVEAEYQKQFSELLMKAASDYGALTASVADFQWSQNFKESPSVWGEMLRPIPVALASCTRFFEAMSAMRESFATLQDLRVGHSVSTLPKTPASNLSHRLAGESDCMTPPWRNESSFDDLAIKSLRKQEIEQQEADDESSEVGEFNQVDGTSHRRLSWPPSVKKSGT
- the LOC110628674 gene encoding nucleobase-ascorbate transporter 1 isoform X1, producing MADISHPPMEQLQDLEYCIDSNPPWAETIILAFQNYILMLGTSVMIPSLLVPAMGGSHEDKGLVIQTLLFVAGINTLLQALFGTRLPTVIGGSFAYVIPIAYIISDTPLQQITDHHERFIRTMRAIQGALIVASSIQIILGYSQLWGLLSRFFSPLGMAPVVGLVGFGLFQRGFPVLGNCMEIGLPMLFLVIGLSQYLKHVKIFRELPIFERFPVLICVTIVWIYSIILTASGAYMDKPNRTQLSCRTDRAHLISSAPWFKFPYPLQWGPPTFSAGHSFAMMSAVIVSMVESTGAYKAASRLAIATPPPAYVLSRGIGWQGIGLLLDGLFGTGTGSTVSVENVGLLGLTRVGSRRVIQISAGFMIFFSTLGKFGAVFASIPFPIFAALYCILFGLVASVGLSFLQFTNMNSMRNLMITGLSLFLGISVPQFFNEYWNPTRSGLVHTNAGWFNAIMNTIFSSPATVGLTVAVFLDNTLDVGKSEKDRGMQWWVKFRTFKGDNRNEEFYTLPFNLDRFFPPS